The Solenopsis invicta isolate M01_SB chromosome 12, UNIL_Sinv_3.0, whole genome shotgun sequence genome window below encodes:
- the LOC120359133 gene encoding uncharacterized protein LOC120359133, giving the protein MNTSEIQHFSLNRILLLSVGLWPYNQSKLVSLQQILLFGFQISFVIYQVKYLLEQFMHVCNELKDENEINVMKKYARSTKRYTTRFKRKKTTIFLSNTINKVK; this is encoded by the exons ATGAATACTTCAGAAATTCAACATTTTAGTCTAAATCGAATTCTTTTGCTTAGTGTTGGTTTATGGCCCTACAATCAATCAAAACTCGTTTCGTTGCAACAGATCTTACTTTTTGGCTTTCAAATAAGTTTTGTTATATATCAG GTAAAATATTTACTGGAGCAGTTTATGCATGTTTGTAACGAACTAAAAGACGAAAATGAAATCAatgttatgaaaaaatatgCGAGAAGCACAAAACGTTACACGACTAGATTTAAACGTAAGAaaacaactatttttttatccaatacgataaataaagttaagtaa
- the LOC105198334 gene encoding uncharacterized protein LOC105198334 isoform X1 has product MNTSEIQHFSLNRILLLSVGLWPYNQSKLVSLQQILLFGIQISFVIYQVIICFITEFTTSLAITICSIILFYTIFLIKYNSFLINGQAVKYLLEQFIHVCNELKDENEIDVMKRYASTTKRYTTRLILVFVSLPIGMLMTMWPYILNIVAPRNESRSNFWISFLTEHFANKNKYRYLMLLYANATFCIGSITVLATGTMLIGYIKYACGMFRIASYRIKQALTINKTHKSFKNEIMIHKEIICAMDVHRQAMKMCKYFTYNFNGTFFMLVIVGVIILSLNLYRIFQCVSDKSDKQELILHVEIVIISLVYMFIANYIAQEITDHNNHVFITVYNGHWYVAPLHIQKIILFLLQVGNKTFGLSCGGLFTGSLYTFATVRNILITIKYTGCVIKINN; this is encoded by the exons ATGAATACTTCAGAAATTCAACATTTTAGTCTAAACCGAATTCTTTTGCTTAGTGTGGGTTTATGGCCCTACAATCAATCAAAACTCGTTTCGTTGCAACAGATATTACTTTTTGGAATTCAGATAAGTTTTGTTATATATCAG GTTATTATATGTTTCATCACAGAATTCACAACCAGTTTGGCAATCACAATATGCTccatcatattattttatactatatttctaattaaatacaattcttttttgATTAATGGTCAAGCC GTAAAATATTTACTGGAGCAGTTTATTCATGTTTGTAACGAGCTAAAAGACGAAAATGAAATCGATGTTATGAAAAGATATGCGAGCACCACAAAACGTTATACGACTAGACTTATAC TGGTGTTCGTCTCTCTTCCTATTGGTATGCTGATGACAATGTGGCCATATATTCTCAATATTGTTGCACCCAGAAATGAGTCTCGATCGAATTTCTGGATATCGTTTTTGACTGAACACTTTGCCAATAAGAACAAATAtcgttatttaatgttattatacgCAAATGCAACGTTTTGCATAGGATCAATTACAGTGCTAGCAACAGGAACGATGCTTATCggttatattaaatatgcttgcGGGATGTTTAGAATCGCCAG CTACCGGATCAAACAAgcattaacaattaataagacACACAAAAGTTTCAAAAACGAAATTATGATTCATAAAGAGATTATTTGCGCTATGGACGTACATCGCCAAGCTATGAA gATGTGCAAATATTTCACGTACAATTTTAATGGGACGTTCTTCATGTTAGTAATAGTCGGTGTGATTATATTAAGCCTCAATCTTTATCGA ATTTTTCAATGTGTATCGGATAAAAGTGACAAACAAGAACTGATACTTCATGTCGAAATTGTAATTATCAGCCTTGTATACATGTTCATAGCGAACTACATTGCACAAGAAATTACGGATCATAATAATCACGTATTTATCACTGT ATATAATGGTCACTGGTATGTAGCACCGTTGCATATACAgaagattatattatttttgttacaagtGGGCAACAAAACTTTCGGTCTGAGTTGTGGCGGATTGTTTACAGGATCTCTGTATACCTTCGCAAcagtaagaaatatattaatcacGATAAAATATACGGGGTgtgtgataaaaattaataattaa
- the LOC105198334 gene encoding uncharacterized protein LOC105198334 isoform X2 codes for MNTSEIQHFSLNRILLLSVGLWPYNQSKLVSLQQILLFGIQISFVIYQVIICFITEFTTSLAITICSIILFYTIFLIKYNSFLINGQAVKYLLEQFIHVCNELKDENEIDVMKRYASTTKRYTTRLILVFVSLPIGMLMTMWPYILNIVAPRNESRSNFWISFLTEHFANKNKYRYLMLLYANATFCIGSITVLATGTMLIGYIKYACGMFRIASYRIKQALTINKTHKSFKNEIMIHKEIICAMDVHRQAMKMCKYFTYNFNGTFFMLVIVGVIILSLNLYRIFQCVSDKSDKQELILHVEIVIISLVYMFIANYIAQEITDHNNHVFITVYNGHWYVAPLHIQKIILFLLQVGNKTFGLSCGGLFTGSLYTFATLVNTSMSYFTVLYSTQKL; via the exons ATGAATACTTCAGAAATTCAACATTTTAGTCTAAACCGAATTCTTTTGCTTAGTGTGGGTTTATGGCCCTACAATCAATCAAAACTCGTTTCGTTGCAACAGATATTACTTTTTGGAATTCAGATAAGTTTTGTTATATATCAG GTTATTATATGTTTCATCACAGAATTCACAACCAGTTTGGCAATCACAATATGCTccatcatattattttatactatatttctaattaaatacaattcttttttgATTAATGGTCAAGCC GTAAAATATTTACTGGAGCAGTTTATTCATGTTTGTAACGAGCTAAAAGACGAAAATGAAATCGATGTTATGAAAAGATATGCGAGCACCACAAAACGTTATACGACTAGACTTATAC TGGTGTTCGTCTCTCTTCCTATTGGTATGCTGATGACAATGTGGCCATATATTCTCAATATTGTTGCACCCAGAAATGAGTCTCGATCGAATTTCTGGATATCGTTTTTGACTGAACACTTTGCCAATAAGAACAAATAtcgttatttaatgttattatacgCAAATGCAACGTTTTGCATAGGATCAATTACAGTGCTAGCAACAGGAACGATGCTTATCggttatattaaatatgcttgcGGGATGTTTAGAATCGCCAG CTACCGGATCAAACAAgcattaacaattaataagacACACAAAAGTTTCAAAAACGAAATTATGATTCATAAAGAGATTATTTGCGCTATGGACGTACATCGCCAAGCTATGAA gATGTGCAAATATTTCACGTACAATTTTAATGGGACGTTCTTCATGTTAGTAATAGTCGGTGTGATTATATTAAGCCTCAATCTTTATCGA ATTTTTCAATGTGTATCGGATAAAAGTGACAAACAAGAACTGATACTTCATGTCGAAATTGTAATTATCAGCCTTGTATACATGTTCATAGCGAACTACATTGCACAAGAAATTACGGATCATAATAATCACGTATTTATCACTGT ATATAATGGTCACTGGTATGTAGCACCGTTGCATATACAgaagattatattatttttgttacaagtGGGCAACAAAACTTTCGGTCTGAGTTGTGGCGGATTGTTTACAGGATCTCTGTATACCTTCGCAAca CTAGTGAACACATCAATGTCTTACTTCACCGTTCTATATTCAACACAGAAGCTTtga